The Cylindrospermum stagnale PCC 7417 genome segment AGGGGCACATCAGCGATTAGAAGACCTTTTGCAGCGTGCAGGACAGGGGCAGGGGCTGTCAGCAGAGCAAAATTCCTCTATGGATTTATTAAAAGAAGCGATCGCCGAAATTTCCATCTCTCTCGAAGAAACTCAGGTGTTGGCAGAGGAGCTACAGCAACAAAATCAGGAATTGTTAGCTACCCGCCATCTTGTGGAAGCAGAACGCCAGCGTTACCTGGATTTATTTAACTTTGCCCCAGAGGGTTATTTAGTCACCGATGCAGATGGACTCATCCAAGAAGCCAATTATGCGGCGGCGCAATTACTGAGTGTCCGCCAGTCTTACTTAATCGGCAAGCCCCTTTTTGTTTTTGTGCATCAAACAGAACGCCAGAAATATCGTCAGATTATCCAGCAGTTAAAGGAAAAGGGAAATATTGGCCCAGAAGAGTTACAACTATTCCACCATCAGGGGCGGATAGACTTTCCATCTGAACTAAATGCTTTAGCAATCTGGGATCATGAGGGAAAGCCAAGCACATTACGCTGGCTGTTCAGAGACATTAGCCAACGTCAGCATACACAACAAAAACTCCGCGAACAAGCTGCCCTGCTAGATATCTCAACAGACGCAATTTTCGTCAAAGATTTGCACAACCAAATCTTATTTTGGAACAAAGGCGCAGAGCGGATATACGGCTGGCAGAAGCAAGAAGCTGAAGGAAAGAATGCCGGGAAACTTTTGTCTCAGAAAATTACACCTCAACTAGCAAAGGCTTTAGAAACCGTTGTTGCCGATGGTTTCTGGGAAGGTGAGTTACATAAATTAAAAAAAAATGGTGATCCAGTGATTATTTCCAGCCGCTGGACACTAATGCTTGACGACAAAGGCTTACCCAAATCAATCCTCACTGTTGACACCGACATCACAGAAAAAAAACAACTCCAAGCCCAGCTTTTCCGCAGTCAACGCTTAGATAGCCTGGGAACTCTTGCTGGCGGCATCGCTCACGACTTCAACAATATTCTCACCCCAATCATGACAATCGCCCAACTGCTGCCCCTAAAACATCCCGATCTTGATGAGAGTTCACAGCAGATGCTCAAGATGCTAGAAAGCAATGCTAAACAGGGGGCGGATTTAGTGCGGCAAATTTTGTCGTTTACCCGTGGTTCCGAAAGTAAGCGGACAATTGTCCAAGCATGGTACTTGATAGAAGACATCAAACAGATAGTCAAACGCACATTCTCTAAATCCATCGACATCAAAACCGAGATAAATGCCAACCTAGGGAATATTTTTGGAGATAGCACCCAACTACATCAGGTATTGATGAACTTAGTAGTTAATGCTCGCGATGCCATACCTAACGGCGGTAACTTGCGGATTTCTGCCAATAAACTGTTTATTGAGCAAAACTATGCTAGAAAGCACATCGGGGCAAAAGTTGGTTTCTATGTGTTGATTACAGTTGCTGATGATGGAGTTGGCATTCGCCCAGATATCATTGATAAAATTTTTGACCCCTTTTTCACCACCAAAGAAATTGGCAAAGGTACCGGGCTGGGTTTATCTACGGTGATGGCCATCGTTAAAAGCCACGGCGGTTTTGTTGAAGTCTCCAGTCAGGTAGGAGTTGGTAGCCAATTTAACGTCTATCTACCAAGTTGCGAGGAAAGTACCTCCCAAATGGTACTTAAGACACAAATGTTGGCAGGACAGGGAGAATTAATTTTAGTGGTGGATGACGAAGTGTCGATTACTCAGATTATTCAAACTACCTTGGAAATCTATAACTACAAAGTATTGAAAGCCCAGAATGGCATTGAAGCCTTAGAAGTCTATAACCAGCACAAAGATAAAATTAAGCTAGTGCTCATTGATATGATGATGCCTGCAATGGCTGGGGGAACTGCCATCCGCACCTTGCAAATTATCAACCCACAAGTGCAAATTATTGCCATGAGTGGATTAGCTAGCGCTGAAGCGTTAGCACGGACTACGAACATTGGCATTCAAGGGTTTCTACCCAAACCCTTCAGTGCCGATCAATTGTTAAAGTCTGTGCAAAAGGTACTCATACCCGCTTCTGAAGCTTAATGTATCAGAAGAATTATCTCTGAAGGTTCATCCCAATAGGAATTTGGATGACTTATTCTGGCAAGGTGCCTGCTAGAAAAGATTAATAACAAATGTTCATAACCAAAAGTGCGAATACCGAATCTGGGCGTAGTGACTTCGCCTCAACTCCATCAGATTTAGTTAAAGAACTAACCGACGCCACAGCAGAACAACTCTCTGGTGGAGCTATCAGCACTCCTGATACTAAAGGCGGGAATAGCGGCAAAACTCCAGCGACTCTAGGCAATAGCGGACTTAATCTGATCCTCCCGCCAACTCCTCCTGTCGCCGCTACCCTACCAACCCCCAAATTAGCGCGTCTAGGGCCTCTCTCCTTAGCTAACAAGACGAATGAGAAAGAAGATACACCACCTCCTCAACCTTAGCTAAATAATTTTCTGTGCTAGTACAACTCGGCGAAAATAACTTCCGTTACCAATTACCAATTACCAATTACCCATTACCAATTACCTAAAATATCTGCTCAAAAGCGGCAATCAGACGGTCAACTTCCTCAAGTGTGTTGTAATGCACCATACTCACCCGCACTATGCCACCTTGGGACGCTAACCCCAAATATTCAATTAGTCGTTTAGCATAAAAATCCCCGTAACGAATACCAATATAATGTGGGTCAACTTTTGGCGGAATGGTCGAGCTATGAATTCCATCTACCACAAAAGAGATAGTGGGAACACGAGATTGAGAGTTAGCCTGTGTTTGACCAATCACGCGTACACCAGACTTGCTGTTGAGGTAGTTCAGCAAGCGTGAGCCAATTTTTTCTTCATGGCTGCTGATTAAGTCAAATATCTGCCCCATTTGCGATCGTAAATCAGGTGCTGTTTCATTACCGTAATGCAGTTGTGCTAATTCACTCAGGTAATCACATAAGCCCAACATGCCATAACTCAACTCAAAATTAACATTGCCTAACTGATATTTATAAGGAATATTTGTCTGATCAATAAAATAATGATTCAATCCAGGCATTGTTAATAAATGCTCTTGCTTACCATAGAGTAAAGCATAATGTGGTCCATAGACTTTATAGAAACTCAAAACATAGAAATCCACATCTAAATCTTGGACATCAATTAATCTATGTGGGGCATAAGCAACACCATCTACACAAATCATCGCCTCCCGCTGATGCACAAAGGCAGCAATCTCTTTAATGGGGTTGATGGTGCCGAGAATATTAGATGCGTGAGTCAAGGCTACCAGTTTTGTACGCTGACTCATTAATAATTCTAAATCTTCTAAATGTAGTTCTAAAGTATCTGGGCGAACTTGCCAAAATTTTATTTTTATTCCTTTTTGCTCTAAAGCAACCCAAGCGCCAATATTTGCTTCATGGTCACAATTAGTGACAATAATCTCATCGCCTGGTTTTAAGGTTTTAGACAAACAAAGGGCAAGGACTTTTAACATCATTGTTGTCGATGGACCCATCACCACTTCTTGAGGAGAATCAGCATTAATTAAAGTAGCCATTCCCCTAGCTGCCAAGTCCACCCGTTCTCTAGCCAGTTGAGAGATACCATAAGAAGCCCCCGGCTGGACATCAGAAGTTAGGAGAAACTCACTAATTTTATCTACGACTTTTTTTAGGGATTGTGAGCCGCCAGCATTATCAAAAAAAGTCCATTCACCAGTTAAAGCGGGAAAATATGGGCGAACTTTGTCAAGATTTAGAAACATAAAATAACTCCTCTGGATAATTGGGATGAACTAAGAAGCAGTAAATTTTTTATCCTTCTCCCTAGCTTACCTTTTAGCAAGCCTAAAGTGAGGGTAACCACATCCAGTTTTGTTGACAACTGGTGACGTCAGCCTACTAATTCTGCAAGAATACCTCTAGAGGGGGTATACTTATGGTCTCAAAAAATGCGTCTGGCTCCAGCAAGTATTAATATTTTTATTCTTCACAAATTTCGCCAATTTTTTGATAAGTTTAAAGTGGAGGCAAAGAAGTTATTGCCTGGAATCTTAATTCCTTGATCAAAGACGAAGGAACGAGCTATGGATACTGCGATTAAATACGACATTGAAGTTATTAAGGAAGAAGCACTACAACTGGTAAAAAAGGGACTTGTTAACCGTCAACAGCCAATTTATGCCATTTGTAGATATATTCCTGACCGGGAATGGGCTTATTTTGAGCATGAGCTAGAAAAGAACGAATATTTGCTCAGAGATAGGATTATCGACCTCATCGGCCGTGAAGACTGGGAAGAAGATTAAAGCTGCACTGACAAATCGCCACTTTCTTCGCAGCAACCCAAATCAATTCAAAATTCACCACTAATATCTGAAAATATAAATCCCCCGAAGGACTTCGGGGGATTTAAGTCTCTAGATTAGCTTCTGGCTGTAGATTGGGGTTTGATTAAAGTTATCCTTTCATTGGTCAGCCTGATCCAAAATCTAGTCGTTAGATGCATAGACTCGGCGCTTGTTGGCGGCATAACCCCATATCTTGGGTGAAAACGAGATGGTGAAAGCAGCCAACAAGCGTTGGCTTACCAATGAAAGTCCAGGTTTTTCCCAAGGGAAAATTCCTTGTTTTTCAATTGTTAGCTAAGTTATGGCTATGGCAGGTAGTAGCCCACTAATGGGCATAAGAATTTTTATGCCCTTGCAAGAGAAATTAAATATGTTATGAATAGCTATCATTCCACCAGTTAATTTTTAATCTTATACGGTCAGTAACCCATCGCTACTTACTTAAGTAATCAGGATTTTTACTATGTTCTTTTTACTGGAATTTTTAGGCATCTTCTCTAAGATAGCCGCTGATAAAGAACTAGAACTATTACCTAAGAATACAGGCATTTCTTGCCAGCAACTACGACAAAACCAGTAAGTTCCAGAAGTACGTATATGTTGTAAGAGCACCGTAGAGCAGCAAGGACAGTAATTCATATTTTTGTAAATCCTGTTAATAAATTTGTTATTGCTAATTAGGGCAGCCTGTTGACAACCCCAGGGGAACTAAAAACAATTGGCTTACTTATATTTTGACTTTAATTTATAAATATGAGGAACTTGTGAGGAAACTTAAAATACTAATGTGATTAATTAATATATATATATTTATCCTTAATATTTATACATACTTGCCAACCGATGACATGGAAGTTAATGGAAGCTGTAACTTCACCATTTCCGGCTAATTAAAGCTATAACTTCACAATTTCCGGAAATTTTCTGCTTGTAAATAGCTGTAAGAAATATATCCTCACAAGATCCTCAAACTATTGGACTATAAACATAACCGTGCGGATGAGGAGCAGATCAATTTAGTACACGCTGCTTAAATATCTGTTGGAGTAAGGGAATCTAAAATATGTTAGAAACATTACTTAATCAAGAAAGCGATCGCCCAGTGCCAAGAGAACAGGCCCTAGTGTTACCTTTTGGTACAGTTGGGATCGCAGATATTTCCCTGGTTGGTGGTAAAAACGCTTCGTTGGGGGAGATGATTCAGCAACTTAGACCGAAAGGGGTGAAAGTTCCCACAGGGTTTGCTACCACTGCTTATGCTTATCGCTACTTTATCTCTAAGGCAGGTTTGGAAGCCAAGCTGAAAAAGATTTTTGCAGATTTAGATGTGGAGGATGTCAACAATCTGCGGCAGCGTGGTAAAAAAGCCAGATATTTGATGCTAGAAACGCCATTTCCTCAAGAATTGCAGCAAGCGATCGCACAATCTTACCAAGTTCTCTGCCAAGACTATGGTGTTGATACCGATGTTGCCGTTCGTTCTAGCGCCACCGCTGAAGACTTACCCGATGCTAGCTTTGCCGGACAGCAAGAAACCTATTTAAACGTCCACGGTATTAAATCTTTACTAGAATCTTGCCACAAGTGCTTTGCCTCAATTTTTACCGACCGTGCCATTTCCTACCGTCAACATAAAGGCTTCGACCACTTCAACATTGCCCTCTCGGTAGGGGTGCAAAAAATGGTACGTTCTGACCTGGCCGCTTCTGGCGTGATGTTCTCTATTGACACAGAAACAGGTTTTAAAGATGCAGCACTGATTACTGCTGCCTACGGACTGGGTGAAACCGTAGTCCAAGGAGCAGTTAACCCAGATGAATATTTAGTATTTAAGCCTACCCTCAAGCAGGGATATCGCCCAATTATCAAAAAGAGCCTGGGTAGTAAAGAAATTAAGATGGTCTATGACTTGG includes the following:
- a CDS encoding cysteine desulfurase-like protein, with translation MFLNLDKVRPYFPALTGEWTFFDNAGGSQSLKKVVDKISEFLLTSDVQPGASYGISQLARERVDLAARGMATLINADSPQEVVMGPSTTMMLKVLALCLSKTLKPGDEIIVTNCDHEANIGAWVALEQKGIKIKFWQVRPDTLELHLEDLELLMSQRTKLVALTHASNILGTINPIKEIAAFVHQREAMICVDGVAYAPHRLIDVQDLDVDFYVLSFYKVYGPHYALLYGKQEHLLTMPGLNHYFIDQTNIPYKYQLGNVNFELSYGMLGLCDYLSELAQLHYGNETAPDLRSQMGQIFDLISSHEEKIGSRLLNYLNSKSGVRVIGQTQANSQSRVPTISFVVDGIHSSTIPPKVDPHYIGIRYGDFYAKRLIEYLGLASQGGIVRVSMVHYNTLEEVDRLIAAFEQIF
- a CDS encoding PAS domain-containing hybrid sensor histidine kinase/response regulator, with product MTSENFELAITGAHQRLEDLLQRAGQGQGLSAEQNSSMDLLKEAIAEISISLEETQVLAEELQQQNQELLATRHLVEAERQRYLDLFNFAPEGYLVTDADGLIQEANYAAAQLLSVRQSYLIGKPLFVFVHQTERQKYRQIIQQLKEKGNIGPEELQLFHHQGRIDFPSELNALAIWDHEGKPSTLRWLFRDISQRQHTQQKLREQAALLDISTDAIFVKDLHNQILFWNKGAERIYGWQKQEAEGKNAGKLLSQKITPQLAKALETVVADGFWEGELHKLKKNGDPVIISSRWTLMLDDKGLPKSILTVDTDITEKKQLQAQLFRSQRLDSLGTLAGGIAHDFNNILTPIMTIAQLLPLKHPDLDESSQQMLKMLESNAKQGADLVRQILSFTRGSESKRTIVQAWYLIEDIKQIVKRTFSKSIDIKTEINANLGNIFGDSTQLHQVLMNLVVNARDAIPNGGNLRISANKLFIEQNYARKHIGAKVGFYVLITVADDGVGIRPDIIDKIFDPFFTTKEIGKGTGLGLSTVMAIVKSHGGFVEVSSQVGVGSQFNVYLPSCEESTSQMVLKTQMLAGQGELILVVDDEVSITQIIQTTLEIYNYKVLKAQNGIEALEVYNQHKDKIKLVLIDMMMPAMAGGTAIRTLQIINPQVQIIAMSGLASAEALARTTNIGIQGFLPKPFSADQLLKSVQKVLIPASEA
- a CDS encoding DUF4327 family protein yields the protein MDTAIKYDIEVIKEEALQLVKKGLVNRQQPIYAICRYIPDREWAYFEHELEKNEYLLRDRIIDLIGREDWEED